The following DNA comes from Longimicrobiaceae bacterium.
GGAGCGGCGCTTCGAGCTGGTCGGGGAGGGCCACGGCCACTTCGACTCGCAGCGGAACTGGGACTGGGCGGAGCGGCGAATCGAGGCGAACGCGACCGATGCGGCGCGTGCGTTCTGGAACCGTCCGACGCCGCGGAACTGCCGCGCCCAGGGCACCACCTGCATCTCGCTCAACCGGAACGTCCCGCCGGTGACGATCGACGTGCGGGAGTACCACAAGTACTACCCGATCCCGCAGGACGTGAGGGCCGTGAACCCGCTGCTCACCCAGAATCCCGGGTACTGACGGCGGCACGGTCGAACCGAATGGTCCGGGCGTGCGCCGGGGGGGCCTTCGCTCGTCGGAGGCCCCCCCGGTTCGTGGGCGAACGGCGTTCCGGGATTACGGGCCGCCCCGGGTAGTGATGAGCACCACTCCGTTGGCTCCACGCACCCCGTAGAACGAGGTGGAGCCGATGTCCTTGAGCACCTCGATGCGGGCGACGTCCTCGGGGGCGATCCCCTGGAGCGCTCCCCCGGGGCCGGGCTCGACGGGCATCCCGTCGACCACGAAGAGCGGCTCGCTGCTCCCCTGGAGGGAGGTGGCGCCGCGGATCCGCACGGAGATCCCTCCCCCCGGGAGCCGGGTCACCTGCACCCCCGCGAAGCGCCCGGCCAGCAGCTCCTCCGCGCGGGCGACTTTGACGCCCTTCAGGTCCTCGGCGGAAGCCACGTCGGCGGCGCGGACACGGCCCTCCCGGGGTTTCGTCCCGCTCTCCGCGTCGGCGGGGGCGGGAGCGTCGGCCGGGGCGGCGTGCCGACAGCCGCCGACGGGCAGGACCGCCAGGGCGGCGAGCAGGACCGGCGCGAAGCGCCGGGTGTTGGCGGAACGGGCCATCGTGCCCTCCATGGCGCCAGGTTTCGGGGGAGGCGGCCGGTCCGGAGCGGTGCCGCAAATCGCACGCCCGCACCGCGGCCTCTCGTCTCATCCAGAGTCTTTTCCTCCGCGCCGCACCGGTCCTCGAACCGGGTAGCCGCGGGCTGATCCCCTCCCGCTCTCACACGGAGCTCACCATGCGCGTGAAGACCATCGCAGCGGCGGTGCTGTCGGCCGGTGTCGTAGGCTGTACGGACGCTCCCACCCACGTCGCCCCGCCCACGGCGGAGCGGGCGGCCTCGTACGCCTGGAACCCCTCCACCCCGCTCCCCGCCTTCCCCGGCGCGGAGGGCTTCGGCGCGTACACCACGCACGGGCGCGGCGGGCAGGTGGTGAAGGTGACGAACCTGAACGACCGCGGGCCGGGGAGCCTGCGCGCAGCGGTGGAGGGGAACGGCCTCCCGGCGCGGATCGTGGTGTTCGAGGTGGGCGGCGTCATCCAGCTCGAGTCGCCCATCGTGATCCGCTCCGGCCGGCTCTACGTCGCCGGGCAGACGGCGCCGGGCGACGGGATCACGCTGAAGGGGGCGCAGCTCTCCGTGCAGGCGAGCGACGTGGTGGTCCGCTACCTCCGCACGCGCCCCGGCGACGAGCCGCTGGGCGCGGGGTACGACGGCCGCGACGGGATCCACGTCCTGGGGAGCTCCAGCCGGCACCTGCGGAACATCATCTTCGACC
Coding sequences within:
- a CDS encoding TonB-dependent receptor plug domain-containing protein, which translates into the protein MARSANTRRFAPVLLAALAVLPVGGCRHAAPADAPAPADAESGTKPREGRVRAADVASAEDLKGVKVARAEELLAGRFAGVQVTRLPGGGISVRIRGATSLQGSSEPLFVVDGMPVEPGPGGALQGIAPEDVARIEVLKDIGSTSFYGVRGANGVVLITTRGGP